GTGTGTTTTCAAGCCAAAAGGGCCTTTGTTTCGTTTGGGTTGAAAATAGACTTTGTTGTTGGCAGGAACTACCTCTGAGTCAAAATCATTGTATTTTCTCAGGCTTTTTTCCTCCATTCCATACGCCCTTGCGACTTGTGCAATGGTAATATCACAAGTGAAAATAACCGTTTTGATGCGGTTGTAGTAGGTGATGGCTGGCAAATCAAGTACAATATTGTCACAATCAATGCCTCCTGGCAAGTCAAATTTGAAGAGTTCGTATCGCTCTATGAGGGTAATTAGTTTGTTGGCATATTGTGGGTCGGTCGCATAACCTGCATCCTTCAATCCTTTTGACCAACTTTTGTAATCAAGCGGATCTAATTCGTAGAGCGCACTGTAACGACCTCTGCGGCTCAAAAAATTGGAGTGGTCTATAAACGATTCATACACACTTTTGTACTTGCGGAAACACTCATTTGGAGCATCATCGTCTAAGTGAATTTTTTTACCTGTCCAATCATCGTGGCATTTCACCCCAAAATGATTGTTACCCACTGTGGCCAAATAACTGTTGCCGTTTCTGGACTCCAAAATTCCTTGTGCCATCGTGATACTTGCAGGAATACCTACCCGTTTCATTTCTGCAACGGCCAATGCTTTGTATTCATCAATGTATTCTTGGATGCTTATTTCTTGTGCGAAAGACAATTGACAGATGCCAAATAAAAGGCTAATCAGGAAGATTGGGTATTTGAAAAGGTGCATAGGTCTGATTTTTAGATGGATTGGTAAAGAATGGGCAAAAATAAGAATATTATCTTATTCGAGTTGTAGTATAATAAAAAAAGGCAACGGTTACCAGCCGTTGCCTCAAAATTAACCACTAATTTACTTAACCATAAAAATCTAAAACCAGTAATCAATAAGCAAACCTTATGCCAAGAATTATCAAATCATCTACTAATTGACTTTTTTTTGTCATAAGATTTTAAAATTTTTATTTGATGGCTAAAAAACGACATTGTATTTAATCAACAACTGTTCGGTGATGCTTGCCCTGCGACCCAATGCAGGTCCATTTTCAGTTTGTTGAACTCCTCCTGATGCACTGTAATCTGTGATTTGTACTTTCACATCGTGATCGTAAACCACATTGACGGTCAGGCTTAACTGCAATCCTTTCCAAATATTCATTGCTATTTCGTTGCGCCAATCAACATCTAAGTTTTGAGGATTTTCTAAATAATTGGAAAAAAGAGTCAACTCACTTTTGAAAGCGCCTTTGCCTTCCAAAAATTTGTCTTGGTAAATCCCTTTGAGCGTTGCTCCCAATTGATGAAAAGTATTGTCAAAATCAGTAGGACTTCTCCAATCATTGCCATGTATTCCTTTGGTATTATCCTCCTTTGTAGAAGCAGGCAAGGCAGCAATCGCATCCTCCAATACAAAAATGGCTTTCCATGAAAATGGCGCAAAAAAGAAACTCAATTTTTTGTTGGCTTTGTAATCAATACCAGGAGAGAGTGTAAGAGTTGCTGGAGAAAACAATTTAGCGATAGGGCTTGCACCCGTATCGGTTACATCCGTCAAAAAGTTGCCGGGATAAGTCGGAGTTATTTGACTCACAAAAGTCAGCTCGGCCGCATACGCCCACTTAGAATCATCTTTGACTTGCGTACCAATTTTGGAACTAAAGCGCAGTTCATCAATGCTTTTTTGAAAAGGATTGTCAATCGTGGGATTGATGACAGACAGGCCACTCCCAAGTCGTTGGATGCCAAAAAGCAATGAAACTGTATTGTTCCACAGCAGTTTGTCTTTTTTGTAATTGCCAAATACTCCTACTGTTCCACCAATACCCAATTTATCTTCTCCTGCTCCAACTTTGGGATTGATTTGCAGCAATTGTGCAAAATCCATCCCAAAACTTAGACCTCTTTTCCAACCATCGTCTTCTACCTCTTCAACTTTTTCCTGAGCCAAAACCGATACATTCCAACTACTTACAATACACAGTAGCAATAATAACAACATTTTTTTCATAAGAATAACTTTTTTTTATCAATGTAAACAATCCTATATTTAAGTGATAAATGCAAAGTTAGGAGTTTTTTTAAACGCCATCAAAATGTCATGAAAAAGCAGTGTCTAAATAAAAATCACTCGTCAATTGTCGATAGGCAGTCGTATGTAGGTTGTCTTGCCCCCTTCCTATCAGTTCTGAAACTTCAATGGCATCTTTTTTGGGAAATAGGTAAAATGCCATCAACAAGCGTTTTACGGGTTTGTCTGGTTTGGGTTTGAAGTGTAAGATTCGGTGACAGTGAAAGTCATATTGGCTTGCCATTTGCTGAAATTGAAGTGCTTCTGTGGGAGGTAAGATTAAATGAAAACTGCCTTTTGGCTGCAATAATTTCCGAACTGCATCCAACAATTCTTCGGGAGAAAGCGTATCGGAATGTCGTGCTTGTGTGCGAGCTTGTGTTTTGGCTTTGTGAGAGTTATGAAAATAGGGAGGGTTGGTGATAATTGAATCGTATTTGTAAGGAACAATTTGGGCAAACTTTTGGATGGAAGATGGATAGATTTTGAGGCGATTTGCCCAGAGAGATGCGGCAAAGTTTTCGCTTGCTTGTAGAAATGCTTGATGATCTATTTCAACGGCATCAATCAACGCTGTTGGGGACTTTTGCGCCATCATCAATGCCAAAAGTCCCGTTCCTGTACCGATGTCTAAAATGCGTTTTGCTGTGTCTTCTACTTTCGTCCATGCTCCCAACAATACACCGTCTGTGCCAACTTTCATGGCACAGCGTTCTTGATGGATGGTGAATTGCTTGAAATTGAAGTAAGTGTTCGGCAAATTGCAGAATAAAAATTAATTGAATTTGTTTTTCGGATTTGAAGTTTCTATTACAGCATAAACCAAATAAATGACAACTTGTTTTTTTGCGCAAAGAACTGACAATTAATAGTTTTAAAAACTAATCACCAGTCACTTTACTAACCTCCTTGCTCCTGTTTTTTGATTTTATCAGTTTTACCAATCCCCGATTTCACTTCAATGTTGATTCCATCCGACAAGCCCGTTTCGATATACACTTTTTCAAATTCCTGTTCACCCATTTCCTTCTCCACAAAAGTCGAATCATTACTGAACAAAAGATCCCGCTCATTGATGGCCAAGACACTATCTCTTTTATCGAGAATAATATCAGCGTTGGCACTGTAACCCGCTCGAATAAAATCATCCTTTGGAGTTTGGACAGTTGCTTTGATTTCGAACTGAATACTGCCATCTACTTCAATGCCTTTTGGAGAAATATAATTCAAGACTGCATCAAATTTTTTCCCTTCAATCGCTCCAATGGTAATCTCCAAAGGAATTCCCTCCTTCAATTTACCCACTTCAGATTCTGCTACTTGTCCTTGAAATTCCAGTTCATTCATATCTGCAATAGACGCAATTGTAGAACC
The Chitinophagales bacterium genome window above contains:
- a CDS encoding DUF3078 domain-containing protein, encoding MKKMLLLLLLCIVSSWNVSVLAQEKVEEVEDDGWKRGLSFGMDFAQLLQINPKVGAGEDKLGIGGTVGVFGNYKKDKLLWNNTVSLLFGIQRLGSGLSVINPTIDNPFQKSIDELRFSSKIGTQVKDDSKWAYAAELTFVSQITPTYPGNFLTDVTDTGASPIAKLFSPATLTLSPGIDYKANKKLSFFFAPFSWKAIFVLEDAIAALPASTKEDNTKGIHGNDWRSPTDFDNTFHQLGATLKGIYQDKFLEGKGAFKSELTLFSNYLENPQNLDVDWRNEIAMNIWKGLQLSLTVNVVYDHDVKVQITDYSASGGVQQTENGPALGRRASITEQLLIKYNVVF
- a CDS encoding glucosaminidase domain-containing protein, with the protein product MHLFKYPIFLISLLFGICQLSFAQEISIQEYIDEYKALAVAEMKRVGIPASITMAQGILESRNGNSYLATVGNNHFGVKCHDDWTGKKIHLDDDAPNECFRKYKSVYESFIDHSNFLSRRGRYSALYELDPLDYKSWSKGLKDAGYATDPQYANKLITLIERYELFKFDLPGGIDCDNIVLDLPAITYYNRIKTVIFTCDITIAQVARAYGMEEKSLRKYNDFDSEVVPANNKVYFQPKRNKGPFGLKTHIVQRGESMVSISQLYGIKLKCLYDRNRMDMGKEQQAAAGQELQLRGKRKSPPVLSNTPIVKPPVGQPNNPPIFIPNPSTDDSSDEEDLNDFEITPPVINPPVIKIPPVNPSTDDKDTPTSITHIVKKGDTLYSISQQYGVTVETIKATNGLTSNDLNIGQRLKIKK
- a CDS encoding methyltransferase; amino-acid sequence: MPNTYFNFKQFTIHQERCAMKVGTDGVLLGAWTKVEDTAKRILDIGTGTGLLALMMAQKSPTALIDAVEIDHQAFLQASENFAASLWANRLKIYPSSIQKFAQIVPYKYDSIITNPPYFHNSHKAKTQARTQARHSDTLSPEELLDAVRKLLQPKGSFHLILPPTEALQFQQMASQYDFHCHRILHFKPKPDKPVKRLLMAFYLFPKKDAIEVSELIGRGQDNLHTTAYRQLTSDFYLDTAFS